A genome region from Cryptococcus neoformans var. neoformans B-3501A chromosome 8, whole genome shotgun sequence includes the following:
- a CDS encoding hypothetical protein (Match to EST gb|CF189061.1|CF189061; HMMPfam hit to PB1, PB1 domain, score: 36.5, E(): 7.6e-08; HMMPfam hit to RhoGEF, RhoGEF domain, score: 101.1, E(): 2.6e-27) — translation MSISGPISRRRIGSVSQRGNESLPQLDIQSIQMPQNALALKTAALSTSTRSLHQICSILKKRLLCVDGFQPFLEQPPNAEPLDVVSHMCHLFRLGSPLCHLYNLLIPSFVDPLSPLYADLPAPAKIEYDFPQFYDSSNGVRNWAKRPENAKPCQRYIAAFCMAMKKRIEEGRWTSDMWALHELWGKSTGEDIEAYDSTGLMKVLSTVEEMLDNLPVSAMSPISPQTPFAASGSIAQRAQSRQSYDLPFSMGGIGSGASAVANMAATMNGGVHIEAGPSENSPTAVEMQRGLSTSLADANAFKSVEELVASEKSYVQELEILVRCSQEMLEAQLVSTETNHQIFSNLSKILDFHRKFLIKLETEYEPIQERGPGAWAEGVWGRPFILSEAEFDCYGPYCANYLDAITVVNEQMPILMRGQELSPTERPCLDPQRELQAFMIKPIQRITKYGLLLDAILHATAKHEYPFRPELEEASAAVKRIAAGINEVTDFKAKQATVRELIERVDDWKGHDVDKFGSLHIDDHFTVTKADQPREYHVFLFEKMMLCCKEITPEKKKQNKNSSMLRKDRGTSKSGPLDKKKLALKGRIFVSNIKEATILPSEPGDAYGAARLLIGWTIPLRNQDGYHDDQEDSFVMIGKSEEQMRKWSEKVLELANNERKIQEDMRAARMKAGRLSNSERQYYQHSSFGPPTPATEHPPVSPFNMPPLPNGSTTPYYSEDEDPEGLRSGRTTPSIQGYHPYAYSGQPSTGRRVQSQQSVTSVLPTELRARAMTEDQYGPSMTQWRTQQPTAPPLPRLTSAMSGMSVASEISFGSGPGSTGIRTGMVRQMSSTRLPRATEVDEGEGNPMDTRESYGRYGSLRGMMRAPSHAMPSVPHPPPLRNRSASSPNVYQQPTVTGAVSLPYTAGPNGTWTTSPLASTLQMSTHPYVQSTPVPGFGPSSSTTLVGGTAYFNKRMSNEKRSSGESHHSTTTTDTSDQTSPATPYGSGNGDVRGPLRQNSGDNVSGSVLVKLRFGNDQFVLGVSQEIDFITLYQKIHKKIRLCSSSNRPANVHDKLQIRYVDNDGDEIQVKFDSDVELMFEDARDQAGHINLIARWAEDRRGSPQGEIY, via the exons ATGTCTATATCCGGCCCCATCTCCAGGAGGCGTATAGGCTCTGTGAGTCAAAGAGGAAATGAAAGTTTGCCCCAGCTGGACATTCAGAGTATCCAAATGCC CCAAAATGCCCTTGCCCTCAAAACAGCGGCGCTGTCAACTTCTACTAGATCTCTACACCAAATTTGCTCCAttttgaaaaagagatTATTATGTGTGGACGGTTTTCAACCATTTTTAG AACAACCACCTAATGCCGAACCGTTGGATGTCGTTTCACATATGTGTCATCTTTTCCGGCTTGGTTCACCCCTTTGCCACCTTTACAACCTCCTTATCCCATCCTTCGTCGATCCTTTATCACCACTATATGCGGACTTACCAGCGCCTGCCAAAATCGAATACGACTTTCCTCAATTCTACGACTCTTCTAATGGTGTCCGTAATTGGGCCAAGCGACCAGAAAATGCCAAACCCTGCCAAAGATATATAGCAGCCTTTTGCatggcgatgaagaagcgaatagaggaaggaagatggacgTCTGATATGTGGGCGTTGCATGAGCTGTGGGGCAAATCGACTGGGGAGGATATCGAAGCGTACGACTCGACGGGCTTGATGAAGGTGCTGAGCACGGTAGAAGAAATGTTGGACAATCTGCCAGTATCTGCCATGTCTCCTATATCACCTCAAACTCCTTTCGCGGCATCGGGTTCCATTGCTCAGCGTGCGCAGTCTAGACAGTCTTATGACTTACCGTTTTCCATGGGCGGAATAGGCTCGGGTGCGAGTGCGGTGGCTAATATGGCGGCGACCATGAATGGTGGGGTGCATATCGAAGCTGGCCCCAGTGAGAACTCTCCAACTGCAGTGGAGATGCAGCGCGGCCTGTCAACATCATTGGCTGACGCCAACGCCTTCAAATCTGTCGAGGAGTTGGTTGCGAGTGAGAAGAGTTACGTGCAGGAGCTGGAAATTCTGGTGAGGTGCTCACAAGAGATGCTGGAGGCCCAGTTGGTGTCCACCGAAACGAACCATCAAATTTTCTCAAATCTGTCAAAGATTTTAGATTTCCAC CGGAAATTCTTAATCAAACTTGAGACGGAGTATGAGCCTATTCAAGAGCGAGGACCTGGTGCTTGGGCAGAGGGTGTATGGGGCAGGCCGTTCATCCTGAGCGAGGCGGAATTTGACTGCTACGGCCCATACTGTGCCAATTACCTCGACGCTATCACTGTTGTGAATGAGCAGATGCCAATTCTTATG CGAGGACAAGAGTTATCCCCGACAGAAAGGCCGTGCTTGGACCCCCAACGGGAATTGCAGGCGTTCATGATTAAGCCTATCCAGAGAATCACCAAATAtggtcttctccttgat GCTATTCTCCACGCCACAGCCAAGCATGAGTATCCGTTCCGACcagagttggaagaggctTCTGCTGCGGTCAAGCGTATTGCCGCCGGTATCAATGAGGTCACAGACTTCAAGGCCAAGCAAGCCACTGTGCGCGAACTTATTGAGCGGGTTGATGACTGGAAAGGTCACGACGTTGACAAGTTTGGATCGCTACATATCGACGACCACTTCACGGTGACCAAGGCTGATCAACCACGAGAATACCACGTTTTCTTGTTTGAGAAAATGATGCTCTGTTGCAAAGAGATCACaccagagaagaagaaacagaaCAAGAATTCGAGCATGTTAAGGAAAGATCGAGGAACCAGCAAGAGTGGACCGCttgacaagaagaaactGGCGTTGAAGGGTAGAATATTTGTCTCAAACATTAAGGAAGCCACCATCTTGCCCTCTGAGCCTGGAG ATGCATATGGCGCTGCTCGATTATTGATCGGATGGACTATTCCTCTTCGAAACCAGGATGGTTACCACGATGATCAGGAAGATTCTTTCGTGATGATCGGTAAGAGTGAAGAACAAATGAGGAAATGGTCGGAGAAGGTTTTGGAACTTGCCAACAACGAGCGCAAGATTCAAGAGGACATGCGAGCGGCAAGAATGAAGGCTGGTCGACTTTCTAATTCTGAAAGGCAGTACTACCAACATTCCTCCTTCGGTCCCCCCACTCCTGCCACAGAGCATCCTCCAGTGTCGCCCTTCAAcatgcctccacttccaaACGGATCGACTACTCCTTATTATtctgaagacgaagacCCCGAAGGCCTCCGCAGTGGTCGCACAACTCCCAGCATTCAAGGGTATCATCCGTACGCTTATTCCGGTCAACCTTCCACCGGTAGGCGAGTGCAGAGCCAGCAATCAGTGACTTCTGTCTTGCCAACAGAGCTTCGCGCTCGTGCTATGACCGAAGACCAATACGGTCCCAGCATGACTCAGTGGCGTACTCAACAACCAACGgctcctccccttcctcgctTAACGTCTGCCATGTCGGGAATGTCGGTGGCCTCGGAAATTTCCTTCGGCTCTGGACCGGGCAGTACAGGTATACGAACTGGTATGGTCAGGCAGATGAGCTCTACGAGATTACCGCGTGCTACTGAAGTAgacgagggagaggggaaTCCGATGGATACTCGGGAATCATATGGGAGGTACGGGTCGCTTAGAGGGATGATGCGCGCTCCTAGTCACGCGATGCCTAGCGTGCCCCACCCTCCGCCCCTCCGGAATCGCAGtgcctcctctcccaatGTCTATCAGCAACCAACTGTCACTGGTGCTGTATCTCTTCCTTACACCGCAGGGCCCAATGGGACTTGGACcacttctcctcttgcgTCTACTCTTCAGATGAGCACGCATCCTTATGTCCAAAGTACCCCTGTACCTGGGTTTGGACCTAGTAGCTCAACGACTCTTGTGGGTGGAACAGCATACTTCAATAAGCGAATGAGCAATGAGAAGAGATCAAGTGGTGAGAGTCATCACTCCACGACTACCACCGATACTTCAGACCAGACCAGTCCTGCCACGCCATATGGCAGCGGCAACGGAGATGTTCGGGGCCCTTTGAGACAAAATAGTGGCGACAATGTTTCTGGAAGTGTGCTAGTCAAATTGCGGTTTGGCAAT GATCAATTCGTTCTCGGTGTCTCACAAGAGATCGACTTCATCACTCTCTATCAGAAAATCCACAAGAAGATTCGCCTGTGCAGCAGCTCTAACCGACCGGCGAATGTGCATGACAAGCTTCAGATCCGCTATGTCGATAATGACGGAGACGAGATCCAAGTCAAGTTTGACTCGGATGTGGAGCTGATGTTTGAGGATGCGAGAGATCAGGCTGGGCATATCAATTTGATTGCCAGATGGGCCGAGGACCGAAGAGGAAGCCCTCAAGGAGAGATTTattga